From the Sebastes umbrosus isolate fSebUmb1 chromosome 2, fSebUmb1.pri, whole genome shotgun sequence genome, one window contains:
- the LOC119503130 gene encoding NACHT, LRR and PYD domains-containing protein 12-like, giving the protein MSDCVEEEEDRAESLVSGCLSMKSDESIGCPLLFSNEPGPSDTKVQYRQRAESPVPSCLSMKSDQSKGDPLDFSNEPGPSDTKVQYRQRAESPVPNCLSMKSDQSKYYLVDFSNEPGPSDTKEKKRSHASGEELMSRSRTRPGPQTASQTSTVQTDSGLQEVVDEHKISLRRRCECVTEGTDETGSGTLLNRIYTELYITEGQSEDVNTQHEVRQLETASKKKTLHDAPIKCQDIFKALPDQQGHIRVVLTNGVAGIGKTFSVQKFTLDWAGGLENQDVSLVVLLSFRELNLIRDEQYSLLMLLHVFHPTLQKVTAEKLAVCKVLFIFDGLDESRLSLDFKNNEVVSDVTQKSSVNVLLTNVIQGNLLPSALVWITSRPAAANQIPPACVDRVTEVRGFTDAQKEEYFRRRVSDEELSSRIISHINTSRSLHIMCLIPVFCWITATVLDHMLTTDQRGELPKTLTDMYSHFLLVQTKRKKQKYGEGHETSPQELTKADREVLLKLGRLAFEHLEKGDIMFYQEDLERCGLDVTEALVYSGVCAEIFKRECVIFQKTVYCFVHLSIQEFLAAVYMFHCYTNSNTKVLEAFLGEDYKHRDRGPSLDVFLKRAMEKSLESKNGHLDLFVRFLHGLSLETNQRLLGGLLGRTKSSSGSIQRAINNLKEMNKDNISPDRNINIFHCLTEMNDHSIQEEIQEFLKSENRSEKELSEIHCSALAYMLQMSEEVLDELDLNKYKTTREGRLRLIPAVRNCRKAEFSDCQMSHTHCEVLASALKSNPSHLRQLNLSNNNLEDSGVKLLSAGLESPNCRLETLRLSRCSLSEISCASLVSALKSNPSHLRELELSKNKLKDSEVKLLCGFLESRHCRLETLGLSYCRLSEISCASLVSALKSNPSHLRELDLSLNELQDSGVKLLCGFLESPHCRLETLRLRFCSLSDISCASLASALKSNPSHLRKLDLDGNKLQDSGVKLLCGFLECPHCRLGTLRLRGYWLSEISCASLASALKSNPSHLRELDLSNNKLQDSGVKLLCGFLESPHCRLETLRLSDCRLSEISCASLASALKSNPSHLRELDLRVNELQDSGVKLLSDLVESPNSRLKTLSADIHLGEQRHMSDAVLDMHTGVP; this is encoded by the exons atgagtgattgtgtggaggaagaggaggacagagcagagtctctagtctctggctgtctgtctatgaaaaGTGATGAGTCCATAGGTTGTCCTCTactcttcagtaatgaacctggaccctcagacacaaa agttcagtacagacagagagcagagtctccagtacccagctgtctgtctatgaagagtgaccagTCTAAAGGTGATCCTCtggacttcagtaatgaacctggaccctcagacacaaa agttcagtacagacagagagcagagtctccagtacccaactgtctgtctatgaagagtgaccagTCCAAATATTATCTTGTtgacttcagtaatgaacctggaccctcggacacaaa agagaagaagaggagtcatgcTTCTGGGGAGGAGCTGATGTCCCGAtccagaacaagacctggacctcagacagccagtcagaccagcactgtacaaa cagatagtggtctgcaggaggttgtagatgaacataagatcagtctgaggaggagatgtgaatgtgtgactgaaggaactgatgaaacaggaagtggaaccctcctcaacaggatctacactgagctctacatcacagagggacagagtgaagacgttaatacccaacatgaggtgaggcagcttgagacagcttccaagaagaagaccctccatgacgctccaatcaagtgccaggacatctttaaagccttacctgaccaacagggacacatcagagttgttctgacgaacggcgtcgctggcattggaaaaaccttctcagtgcagaagttcactctggactgggcagggggcttggaaaaccaagatgtcagtctggtggttctgctttcgttcagggagctgaacttgatcagagatgagcagtacagtcttctcatgctgctccatgttttccatccaacattacagaaggtcacagcagagaagctcgctgtctgtaaagttctgttcatctttgacggcctggatgaaagcagactttcactggatttcaagaacaacgaggttgtgtctgatgtcacccagaagtcatcagtcaacgtgctgttgacaaacgtcatccaggggaatctgcttccctcagctctcgtctggataacttcccgacctgcagcagccaatcagatccctcctgcatgtgttgacagggtaacagaagtacgaggcttcactgacgcccagaaggaggagtacttcaggaggagagtcagtgatgaagagctgtccagcagaatcatctcacacatcaatacatccaggagcctccacatcatgtgtctaatcccagtcttctgctggatcactgctacagttctggaccacatgttgactacagaccagagaggagagctgcccaagaccctgactgacatgtactcacacttcctgttggttcagacaaagaggaagaaacagaagtatggtgagggacatgagacgagtccacaggagctgacgaaggctgacagggaagttcttctgaagctggggaggctggcgtttgaacatctggagaaaggagacatcatgttctaccaagaagacctggagcggtgtggtctggatgtcacagaggccttggtgtactcaggagtttgtgcagagatcttcaaaagagagtgtgtgatcttccagaaaacagtctactgctttgttcatctgagcattcaggagtttctggctgcagtctacatgttccactgttacacaaacagcaacacaaagGTACTGGAGGCCTTCCTGGGAGAAGACTACAAGCACAGAGA TCGTGGCCCCTCTCTAGATGTcttcctgaagagagccatggagaaatcccttgaaagtaaaaatggccacctggacctgtttgttcgcttccttcatggcctctctctggagACCAACCAGAGgctcttaggaggtctgctgggtcgGACAAAGAGCAGTTCAGGAAGCATCCAGAGAGccatcaacaacctgaaggagatgAACAAAGATAATATCTCTCCTGACAGAaacatcaacatcttccactgtctgacggagatgaacgaccactcaATACAAGaggagatccaagagttcctcaagtcagagaacagatcagagaaggaACTCTCTgagatccactgctcagctctggcctacatgctgcagatgtcagaggaggttctggatgagttggacctgaaCAAGTACAAGACAACAAGAGAGGGACGActgagactgattccagctgtgaggaactgcagaaaagctga ATTTTCTGACTGTCAGATGTCACATACTCACTGTGAAgttctggcctcagctctgaagtccaacccctcccatctgagacaGCTGAACCTGAGTAATAACAACCTggaggattcaggagtgaagctgctttctgctggactggagagtccaaactgtagactggagactctgag attgagtcgttgcagtttgtcagagatcagctgtgcttctctggtctcagctctgaagtccaacccctcccatctgagagaacTGGAGCTGAGTAAAAACAAGCTGAAGGATTCAGAagtgaagctcctgtgtggttttctggagagtcgacactgtagactggagactctggg attgagttactgcaggttgtcagagatcagctgtgcttctctggtctcagctctgaagtccaacccctctcatctgagagagctggatctgagccTCAACGAGCtacaggattcaggagtgaagctcctgtgtggttttctggagagtccacactgtagactggagactctgag acTGAGgttctgcagtttgtcagatATCAGCTgcgcttctctggcctcagctctgaagtccaacccctcccatctgagaaaGCTGGATCTGGATGGAAACAaactgcaggattcaggagtgaagctcctgtgtggttttctggagtgtccacactgtagactggggactctgag attgaggggctactggttgtcagagatcagctgtgcttctctggcctcagctctgaagtccaacccctcccatctgagagagctggatctaagtaacaacaagctgcaggattcaggggtgaagctcctgtgtggttttctggagagtccacactgtagactggagactctgag
- the tssc4 gene encoding protein TSSC4 has product MCDQKNGSDRGEMLNSDDTDELSASDESEPEERPSGAPFDPELDDDDDDDDEEAVITAPVAGHRAQSSFSLRGGGSAFSNRSHSIFECLDSVARLASSSLSPDNVTDGVFARPLPPRPSRKTIRPPPSCPTPAKKKGVPDYLVHPERWTHYSLEDVPETCDQGNSRAAHNFLSSLQQTKEQQTKEKQTKEQQESRSDTSCNVGEKMIFSRPSGLLKEQPANQLSSVSGKEKETRLSHLEEEHEDEDGKEKEKAGGRRIDQSVEKAEERARDEEKDTRGAMGRPDEKKPVQKEKEEEEEEEDMEEVNPAFTSFRKTKRKNYRKGSGREDN; this is encoded by the coding sequence ATGTGTGATCAGAAGAATGGCAGTGACCGCGGCGAGATGTTAAACAGTGATGATACGGACGAGCTGTCAGCCAGTGATGAATCTGAGCCTGAAGAACGACCCAGCGGTGCTCCCTTTGACCCAGAGCTGgacgacgacgatgatgatgatgacgaggaGGCTGTGATCACTGCTCCAGTTGCTGGACACAGAGCTCAGAGTTCATTCAGTCTGAGAGGAGGGGGCTCAGCTTTCTCAAACCGCAGCCACAGCATCTTTGAATGCCTGGACAGTGTTGCCCGGCtggcctcctcctctctgagccCGGATAACGTTACGGACGGAGTGTTTGCTCGGCCTCTGCCTCCACGTCCCAGCAGGAAGACGATCCGGCCTCCGCCCAGCTGCCCCACACCAGCGAAGAAGAAAGGAGTCCCGGACTACCTAGTGCACCCGGAGCGCTGGACCCACTACAGTCTGGAAGATGTGCCCGAGACCTGCGATCAGGGCAACAGCAGGGCGGCTCACAACTTCCTGTCCAGTCTGCAGCAGACAAAGGAGCAGCAGACGAAGGAGAAGCAGACgaaggagcagcaggagagCCGGAGCGATACCTCCTGTAACGTCGGGGAGAAGATGATCTTCTCCAGACCCAGCGGGCTGCTGAAGGAACAACCTGCTAATCAGCTGTCATCTGTTAGCGGCAAAGAGAAGGAGACTCGCCTCAGTCATCTGGAGGAGGAGCACGAGGATGAGGACGgcaaggagaaagagaaggctGGAGGAAGGAGAATAGACCAGAGTGTAGAAAAGGCTGAGGAAAGGGCGAGAGATGAGGAAAAAGACACAAGGGGAGCAATGGGTCGACCAGACGAGAAGAAACCGgtgcagaaagaaaaagaagaagaggaggaggaggaggatatgGAAGAGGTCAACCCCGCCTTCACCTCCTTCAGGAAGACCAAGCGTAAGAACTACAGGAAGGGCTCAGGGCGAGAGGACAACTGA
- the shcbp1 gene encoding SHC SH2 domain-binding protein 1 isoform X2 translates to METEAREVPSAAAREAGFEMTDVVVDSLFQNEEDDEDESDDDDDDDSGTDHFNAEKSGTQLQRCERHGREDSSLPDTFQTGHLLFYERFKAYQDYMLGDCKPSEVKAFTADYLEKVVEPCDWLALWSTHIFDVLVEVCDLDLKDLKACVRLVLPLQCDTRGCELNEDAMKSLLEATHQRVPLQELHVVYEQSGDFDQTALALEHLRFFYTHIWRQWDEEDEDDDFDYFVRCVEPRLRFYYDILEDRVPAGLVAEYQSLLESCSQCFQQFSLLRSGLSTDSDSELDNVSMVEGLKLYDQLETLKRKLHIIENPLLRYVLGYRGNARQQCAQSRGLRASGLKVVHVVTASCNPIQLQSLLSDRLLPLCSSEDTEIQFYRDPVSAVESCHQGDVVIVLPGIYSVSNSIFLPDSVTIEGFGLPDEVVIEKKNKGDSFVESTGADVKLSNIKFIQHDAIEGILCVRHGTLNMENCVLQCETTGVIVRTSAHLTMNMCDLYGSKGAGVEIYPGSVCSLVSNGIHHCKDGILIKDFADELDVMPSITMENNVIHNNEGYGVILVKPNNGEQHEEGPAGPTAEDKQQGGVTDPLLISTTSTTNPSSSSSSADVQPELAENNGVDGDAASASGRKWQFSRQLSRNKETSCSRAVQDLMDHQIFVSIQGNQFRRNGMGDFGTFFY, encoded by the exons ATGGAGACAGAAGCGAGGGAAGTCCCGTCAGCCGCAGCGAGGGAAGCCGGGTTTGAGATGACGGACGTCGTGGTTGATT CTCTGTTTCAGAATGAAGAGGACGATGAAGATgagagtgatgatgatgatgacgacgacAGCGGCACAGACCATTTTAACGCCGAAAAGTCCGGGACACAGCTTCAAAGATGTGAACGCCACGGACGAGAGGATTCCAGTCTTCCTGACACCTTCCAGACCGGCCACTTGCTTTTCTACGAGAGGTTCAAGGCCTACCAAGACTACATGCTCG GAGACTGTAAGCCATCCGAGGTAAAGGCCTTCACAGCAGACTACCTGGAGAAGGTGGTGGAGCCGTGTGATTGGTTGGCTCTGTGGTCTACTCATATCTTTGATGTCCTGGTGGAG GTGTGTGATCTGGACTTGAAGGATCTGAAGGCGTGTGTGAGGCTGGTGCTGCCGCTGCAGTGTGACACCAGAGGCTGTGAACTCAACGAGGACGCCATGAAGTCTCTGCTGGAGGCCACTCATCAAAGAGTCCCTCTGCAGGAGCTCCACGTGGTCTACGAGCAGTCTGGGGACTTTGATCAGACCGCCCTCGCTCTCGAGCACCTCAG GTTTTTCTATACACACATCTGGAGGCAGTGggatgaggaagatgaagatgatgactTTGACTACTTTGTTCGTTGTGTGGAGCCTCGTCTCAGGTT CTACTACGACATCTTGGAAGACCGAGTTCCCGCGGGTCTGGTGGCAGAGTACCAGTCCTTACTGGAAAGCTGCTCCCAGTGCTTCCAGCAGTTCTCTCTGCTGCGCAGCGGCCTCAGCACCGACTCGGACTCCGAGCTGGACAACGTGTCCATGGTGGAGGGCCTGAAGCTCTACGACCAGCTGGAGACATTAAAACGCAAGCTGCACATCATTGAGAACCCCCTTTTGAG GTATGTGCTGGGTTACAGAGGTAACGCCAGGCAGCAGTGCGCGCAGAGCCGCGGGCTCAGAGCATCGGGTCTGAAGGTGGTCCATGTGGTCACAGCGTCCTGCAACCCTATCCAGCTCCAGTCCCTCCTCAGCGACAGACTGCTGCCTCTGTGTTCCTCCGAGGACACGGAGATTCAG ttctaTAGAGACCCAGTGTCCGCGGTGGAATCTTGCCATCAGGGTGACGTGGTCATTGTTCTCCCAGGGATCTACAGTGTCAGCAACTCCATCTTCCTACCAGACTCCGTCACCATAGAAG GCTTCGGGCTTCCTGATGAGGTGGTGattgagaagaaaaacaaaggcGACTCATTTGTggagtccacaggagctgatGTCAAACTGTCCAACATCAAGTTCATCCAACACGATGCTATCGAGGGTATTCTGT GTGTGCGTCACGGGACTCTGAACATGGAGAACTGCGTGCTGCAGTGCGAGACCACGGGAGTGATCGTCCGAACATCAGCCCATCTCACCATGAACATGTGTGACCTGTACGGCTCCAAG GGGGCTGGTGTGGAGATTTACCCCGGCAGTGTTTGCAGTCTAGTCAGTAACGGTATCCATCACTGTAAGGACGGGATCCTCATCAAG GACTTTGCTGATGAGCTCGACGTGATGCCTTCAATCACCATGGAGAACAATGTGATCCACAACAATGAAGGCTACGGTGTGATTCTAGTGAAACCCAACAACGGGGAACAACATGAAG AGGGCCCTGCTGGACCGACGGCTGAAGACAAACAGCAGGGAGGTGTTACCGACCCCCTCCTCATCTCCACAACATCAACTACAAacccgagcagcagcagcagttcagCAGACGTTCAGCCCGAGTTGGCAGAGAACAACGGCGTGGACGGCGACGCGGCCTCCGCCTCAGGCAGGAAGTGGCAGTTCAGTCGTCAACTGAGCAGAAACAAGGAGACTTCCTGCAGCCGAGCCGTCCAGGATCTGATGGACCACCAGATCTTCGTCTCCATTCAGGGAAACCAGTTCAGACGCAACGGCATGGGCGACTTCGGCACCTTTTTCTACTGA
- the shcbp1 gene encoding SHC SH2 domain-binding protein 1 isoform X1, producing METEAREVPSAAAREAGFEMTDVVVDCESYVNVELDMEKTGGVSEEGQNGAGISQALFQNEEDDEDESDDDDDDDSGTDHFNAEKSGTQLQRCERHGREDSSLPDTFQTGHLLFYERFKAYQDYMLGDCKPSEVKAFTADYLEKVVEPCDWLALWSTHIFDVLVEVCDLDLKDLKACVRLVLPLQCDTRGCELNEDAMKSLLEATHQRVPLQELHVVYEQSGDFDQTALALEHLRFFYTHIWRQWDEEDEDDDFDYFVRCVEPRLRFYYDILEDRVPAGLVAEYQSLLESCSQCFQQFSLLRSGLSTDSDSELDNVSMVEGLKLYDQLETLKRKLHIIENPLLRYVLGYRGNARQQCAQSRGLRASGLKVVHVVTASCNPIQLQSLLSDRLLPLCSSEDTEIQFYRDPVSAVESCHQGDVVIVLPGIYSVSNSIFLPDSVTIEGFGLPDEVVIEKKNKGDSFVESTGADVKLSNIKFIQHDAIEGILCVRHGTLNMENCVLQCETTGVIVRTSAHLTMNMCDLYGSKGAGVEIYPGSVCSLVSNGIHHCKDGILIKDFADELDVMPSITMENNVIHNNEGYGVILVKPNNGEQHEEGPAGPTAEDKQQGGVTDPLLISTTSTTNPSSSSSSADVQPELAENNGVDGDAASASGRKWQFSRQLSRNKETSCSRAVQDLMDHQIFVSIQGNQFRRNGMGDFGTFFY from the exons ATGGAGACAGAAGCGAGGGAAGTCCCGTCAGCCGCAGCGAGGGAAGCCGGGTTTGAGATGACGGACGTCGTGGTTGATTGTGAGTCCTACGTTAACGTAGAGCTCGACATGGAGAAGACCGGCGGGGTTTCTGAAGAGGGACAGAACGGGGCCGGGATCAGTCAAG CTCTGTTTCAGAATGAAGAGGACGATGAAGATgagagtgatgatgatgatgacgacgacAGCGGCACAGACCATTTTAACGCCGAAAAGTCCGGGACACAGCTTCAAAGATGTGAACGCCACGGACGAGAGGATTCCAGTCTTCCTGACACCTTCCAGACCGGCCACTTGCTTTTCTACGAGAGGTTCAAGGCCTACCAAGACTACATGCTCG GAGACTGTAAGCCATCCGAGGTAAAGGCCTTCACAGCAGACTACCTGGAGAAGGTGGTGGAGCCGTGTGATTGGTTGGCTCTGTGGTCTACTCATATCTTTGATGTCCTGGTGGAG GTGTGTGATCTGGACTTGAAGGATCTGAAGGCGTGTGTGAGGCTGGTGCTGCCGCTGCAGTGTGACACCAGAGGCTGTGAACTCAACGAGGACGCCATGAAGTCTCTGCTGGAGGCCACTCATCAAAGAGTCCCTCTGCAGGAGCTCCACGTGGTCTACGAGCAGTCTGGGGACTTTGATCAGACCGCCCTCGCTCTCGAGCACCTCAG GTTTTTCTATACACACATCTGGAGGCAGTGggatgaggaagatgaagatgatgactTTGACTACTTTGTTCGTTGTGTGGAGCCTCGTCTCAGGTT CTACTACGACATCTTGGAAGACCGAGTTCCCGCGGGTCTGGTGGCAGAGTACCAGTCCTTACTGGAAAGCTGCTCCCAGTGCTTCCAGCAGTTCTCTCTGCTGCGCAGCGGCCTCAGCACCGACTCGGACTCCGAGCTGGACAACGTGTCCATGGTGGAGGGCCTGAAGCTCTACGACCAGCTGGAGACATTAAAACGCAAGCTGCACATCATTGAGAACCCCCTTTTGAG GTATGTGCTGGGTTACAGAGGTAACGCCAGGCAGCAGTGCGCGCAGAGCCGCGGGCTCAGAGCATCGGGTCTGAAGGTGGTCCATGTGGTCACAGCGTCCTGCAACCCTATCCAGCTCCAGTCCCTCCTCAGCGACAGACTGCTGCCTCTGTGTTCCTCCGAGGACACGGAGATTCAG ttctaTAGAGACCCAGTGTCCGCGGTGGAATCTTGCCATCAGGGTGACGTGGTCATTGTTCTCCCAGGGATCTACAGTGTCAGCAACTCCATCTTCCTACCAGACTCCGTCACCATAGAAG GCTTCGGGCTTCCTGATGAGGTGGTGattgagaagaaaaacaaaggcGACTCATTTGTggagtccacaggagctgatGTCAAACTGTCCAACATCAAGTTCATCCAACACGATGCTATCGAGGGTATTCTGT GTGTGCGTCACGGGACTCTGAACATGGAGAACTGCGTGCTGCAGTGCGAGACCACGGGAGTGATCGTCCGAACATCAGCCCATCTCACCATGAACATGTGTGACCTGTACGGCTCCAAG GGGGCTGGTGTGGAGATTTACCCCGGCAGTGTTTGCAGTCTAGTCAGTAACGGTATCCATCACTGTAAGGACGGGATCCTCATCAAG GACTTTGCTGATGAGCTCGACGTGATGCCTTCAATCACCATGGAGAACAATGTGATCCACAACAATGAAGGCTACGGTGTGATTCTAGTGAAACCCAACAACGGGGAACAACATGAAG AGGGCCCTGCTGGACCGACGGCTGAAGACAAACAGCAGGGAGGTGTTACCGACCCCCTCCTCATCTCCACAACATCAACTACAAacccgagcagcagcagcagttcagCAGACGTTCAGCCCGAGTTGGCAGAGAACAACGGCGTGGACGGCGACGCGGCCTCCGCCTCAGGCAGGAAGTGGCAGTTCAGTCGTCAACTGAGCAGAAACAAGGAGACTTCCTGCAGCCGAGCCGTCCAGGATCTGATGGACCACCAGATCTTCGTCTCCATTCAGGGAAACCAGTTCAGACGCAACGGCATGGGCGACTTCGGCACCTTTTTCTACTGA
- the LOC119503167 gene encoding uncharacterized protein LOC119503167, with translation MPDSCCAVGCTNRRGNKPGLCFYRIPSERDNLERRRWWISAIRRDSVPGESKQWQPSKYTRICNEHFINGAKSDDPLSPDWVPSVFSHTPATKKRKRERDMERYDHHSRMNNKRAEEKKKQEAVDVLLELSSVPEAEPAPPAEDEQRCDNRPCKEKTERLQRECNELREENERLKDTIRSGTFDELAFEEADEKVKAMTGIPTYSKLQVVLTFVMSFLQTGTDLSPFQQLLLTLMRLKMNLPLSFLGCIFKISIPTASRTFRNTIEVLNARLVPALVFWPNREELQLSMPTVFRQVFRKCACIIDCFEIFIEKPRDLRPRAQTYSKHKRHHTMKYLIGITPQGTVCFISKGWGGRTSDKHLTESTGFLDHLNLGDVILADRGFDVADSVGLYNAELKIPAFTKGEKQLGPVELESTRGLASVRIHVERVTGEARNRYTVLQSTFGIQMCEAEHPKGLTPLDKVVHVCCALTNLAPSVVRWNFLFPSMKQ, from the exons ATGCCGGACAGTTGTTGTGCAGTTGGATGCACTAACCGACGGGGAAACAAACCCGGACTGTGCTTTTACCGCATCCCTTCAGAAAGAGACAActtagagaggaggagatggtggATTTCTGCCATCAGACGGGACTCTGTGCCCGGGGAGAGCAAACAGTGGCAGCCATCGAAGTACACACGCATTTGCAACGAACATTTCATCAATG GTGCCAAATCTGATGACCCGCTGTCCCCCGATTGGGTTCCATCTGTCTTCTCACACACACCAGCCACcaagaagaggaaaagagagagagacatggaaaGGTACGACCACCACAGCAGGATGAATAACAAAAGAgcggaggagaaaaagaagcaaGAAGCAGTGGATGTCCTCCTAGAGTTGTCATCAGTGCCAGAAGCTGAGCCTGCTCCGCCTGCTGAGGATGAACAACGGTGTGACAACAGACCTTGTAAGGAAAAGACTGAACGATTACAAAGGGAATGTAATGAACTCAGGGAGGAAAACGAAAGGCTGAAGGACACAATTAGATCGGGAACATTTGATGAACTGGCTTTTGAAGaagcagatgaaaaagtgaagGCGATGACTGGAATCCCCACATATTCCAAGTTACAAGTCgtgttgacgtttgtgatgtcGTTTTTGCAGACCGGTACAGACCTCTCTCCCTTTCAGCAACTGCTGCTAACTCTTATGAGACTGAAAATGAACCTTCCCCTTTCATTTCTTGGTTGTATTTTTAAGATCTCAATTCCAACTGCCAGTAGAACATTTAGAAACACCATTGAAGTGTTGAACGCGAGGCTCGTTCCAGCACttgtgttttggccaaatcgagAAGAGCTCCAGCTGTCGATGCCTACGGTATTTAGACAGGTCTTTCGCAAATGCGCCTGTATTATTGACTGCTTTGAGATTTTCATTGAAAAGCCTAGAGACCTAAGACCAAGAGCACAGACATACTCGAAACACAAACGCCACCATACCATGAAATATCTAATTGGCATAACACCACAAGGAACAGTTTGTTTTATATCAAAAGGATGGGGAGGCAGAACATCGGACAAACACTTGACTGAGAGCACTGGATTTTTAGATCACCTCAACCTCGGTGATGTGATACTAGCTGATAGAGGGTTCGATGTGGCAGATTCAGTTGGTCTGTACAATGCCGAGCTTAAGATCCCAGCTTTTACTAAAGGGGAAAAGCAACTGGGTCCAGTGGAATTGGAGTCAACACGAGGACTTGCATCAGTCAGGATCCACGTCGAGAGAGTTACCGGCGAGGCGAGGAATCGGTATACCGTACTTCAAAGTACGTTTGGAATTCAGATGTGTGAAGCCGAGCATCCTAAAGGTCTTACACCTCTAGATAAAGTAGTCCATGTGTGCTGTGCACTGACAAATTTAGCTCCGTCGGTCGTTCGATGGAATTTTTTATTTCCGTCAATGAAAcaatga
- the spg21 gene encoding maspardin has protein sequence MEEIKVSPDYNWFRSTVPLKRIIVDDDDSKVWSLYDAGPKSIRCPIILLPPVSGTAEVFFQQVLALTGWGYRVISLQYPVYWDLLEFCDGFRKLLDHLQLDKVHLFGASLGGFLAQKFAECTHKSPRVHSLILCNSFSDTSIFNQTWTSNSFWLMPAFMLKKIVLGNFAKGPVDPKMADAIDFMVDRLESLNQSELASRLTLNCQNSYVEPHKIKDVAVTIIDVFDQSALSLEAKEEMYKLYPNARRAHLKTGGNFPYLCRSAEVNLYIQIHLRQFHGTRYAAISPDMVSAEELEVQESHLSGNQDSDEDQ, from the exons ATCATTGTTGATGATGACGACAGTAAGGTGTGGTCGCTGTATGACGCCGGCCCAAAGAGCATCAGGTgtcccatcatcctcctccctccagtTAGCGGGACAGCTGAGGTGTTCTTCCAGCAGGTGCTGGCGCTGACAGGATGGGGCTACAGAGTCATCTCG CTGCAGTATCCGGTGTACTGGGATCTCTTGGAGTTCTGTGACGGCTTCAGGAAACTTCTCGATCACCTGCAGTTGGATAAA GTCCATCTGTTCGGTGCGTCCCTGGGTGGATTCTTGGCTCAGAAGTTTGCAGAGTGCACACACAAGTCTCCCAGAGTGCACTCGCTGATACTGTGTAACTCATTCAGTGACACCTCCATCTTCAATCAGACATGGACGTCAAACAG TTTCTGGTTAATGCCGGCTTTCATGTTGAAGAAGATTGTTCTGGGGAACTTTGCTAAAGGACCTGTGGACCCTAAAATGGCAGATGCAATCGACTTCATGGTTGACAGG TTGGAGAGTCTGAACCAAAGTGAGTTAGCATCGCGGCTAACACTCAACTGTCAAAACTCTTACGTGGAGCCGCACAAAATAAAAGATGTTGCTGTGACCATTATAGAT GTGTTTGATCAGAGCGCTCTATCGCTGGAGGCAAAAGAGGAGATGTATAAACTGTATCCCAACGCGAGACGAGCTCATCTGAAAACAGGAGGAAACTTCCCGTACCTGTGCAGGAGTGCTGAAGTCAACCTCTACATACAG ATTCACTTGCGTCAGTTCCACGGGACGAGATACGCCGCCATCAGTCCTGACATGGTGAGCGCCGAAGAGCTGGAGGTGCAGGAGAGTCACCTGAGCGGTAACCAGGACTCTGACGAGGACCAATGA